A window of the Gossypium hirsutum isolate 1008001.06 chromosome A05, Gossypium_hirsutum_v2.1, whole genome shotgun sequence genome harbors these coding sequences:
- the LOC107959523 gene encoding E3 ubiquitin-protein ligase RNF170, whose translation MEGPPPNDCCSICHGYFNVPCQANCSHWFCGNCIMLVWQHGSPFQTCKCPLCRRQITLLVPGEASLRERHNPAVAEVLEKVEKYNRYFGGQSNGLIQRLQDLPFLLRRLLREITDPQRTLPLVIRARIYLAMFLSAIYIFSPIDIIPEAILGVVGLLDDLLIALVGFLHVATIYRSVLYSRHGGS comes from the exons ATGGAGGGGCCTCCGCCCAATGACTGCTGCTCTATTTGCCATGGATACTTTAACGTTCCTTGCCAAGCCAATTGTTCTCATTGGTTCTGCG GTAACTGTATTATGCTTGTTTGGCAACATGGATCCCCATTTCAAACTTGTAAATGCCCTCTGTGTCGGCGTCAGATTACTTTGTTAGTTCCTGGTGAGGCCTCATTAAGGGAGCGTCATAATCCAGCAGTTGCGGAGGTTCTGGAAAAGGTTGAAAAATACAACCGTTACTTTGGTGGACAATCCAATGGTCTCATTCAG AGACTGCAAGACCTTCCTTTTCTGCTTCGCAGATTGTTACGAGAAATAACAGATCCTCAAAGAACTCTTCCTCTTGTTATCAGAGCTCGTATATATCTTGCA ATGTTCTTAAGTGCCATCTACATATTCAGCCCCATAGACATTATTCCTGAAG CTATCTTGGGGGTAGTCGGCCTTTTGGATGATCTTCTTATAGCACTCGTCGGTTTTCTCCATGTTGCCACCATCTATCGGTCTGTTCTATACTCTCGTCATGGAGGTTCTTGA
- the LOC107959522 gene encoding agamous-like MADS-box protein AGL11 isoform X1 yields MGRGKIEIKRIENTTNRQVTFCKRRNGLLKKAYELSVLCDAEVALIVFSSRGRLYEYSNNNIRSTIDRYKKACSDTSNTNTVTEINAQYYQQESAKLRQQIQMLQNSNRHLMGDSLSSLTVKELKQVENRLERGITRIRSKKHEMLLAEIEFLQKREIELENESVCLRTKIAEIERLQQANMVTGPELNAIQALASRNFFSPNVIEHPSAYSHLSDKKILHLG; encoded by the exons ATGGGAAGAGGAAAAATAGAGATAAAGAGGATCGAAAACACAACAAATCGTCAGGTTACCTTTTGCAAACGCAGGAATGGCCTGCTGAAGAAAGCTTACGAACTGTCAGTCCTCTGTGATGCTGAAGTTGCTCTCATTGTCTTCTCCAGTCGAGGCCGTCTGTATGAGTACTCCAACaacaa CATAAGATCAACAATAGACAGGTACAAGAAGGCTTGCTCAGATACTTCTAACACAAACACTGTTACTGAAATCAATGCTCAG TATTATCAACAAGAATCAGCCAAGTTGAGACAGCAGATTCAAATGTTACAGAATTCTAACAG GCACCTAATGGGAGATTCCTTGAGTTCCTTAACTGTGAAAGAGTTAAAGCAGGTAGAAAACAGGCTTGAAAGAGGAATTACTAGGATCAGGTCCAAGAAG CACGAAATGCTACTAGCTGAAATAGAGTTTTTGCAGAAAAGG GAAATCGAATTGGAAAATGAAAGTGTTTGTCTCCGAACCAAG ATTGCAGAAATTGAGAGGCTTCAGCAGGCAAACATGGTGACTGGACCTGAGCTTAATGCTATTCAAGCTTTAGCTTCTCGCAATTTCTTTAGCCCCAATGTCATTGAGCATCCATCTGCTTACTCCCATCTCTCTGACAAGAAGATTCTCCATCTTgg GTAG
- the LOC107959522 gene encoding agamous-like MADS-box protein AGL11 isoform X2, producing the protein MGRGKIEIKRIENTTNRQVTFCKRRNGLLKKAYELSVLCDAEVALIVFSSRGRLYEYSNNNIRSTIDRYKKACSDTSNTNTVTEINAQYYQQESAKLRQQIQMLQNSNRHLMGDSLSSLTVKELKQVENRLERGITRIRSKKVTLFYLHYFFFFIHLYFIFLLYVLICFCLVQQHEMLLAEIEFLQKREIELENESVCLRTKIAEIERLQQANMVTGPELNAIQALASRNFFSPNVIEHPSAYSHLSDKKILHLG; encoded by the exons ATGGGAAGAGGAAAAATAGAGATAAAGAGGATCGAAAACACAACAAATCGTCAGGTTACCTTTTGCAAACGCAGGAATGGCCTGCTGAAGAAAGCTTACGAACTGTCAGTCCTCTGTGATGCTGAAGTTGCTCTCATTGTCTTCTCCAGTCGAGGCCGTCTGTATGAGTACTCCAACaacaa CATAAGATCAACAATAGACAGGTACAAGAAGGCTTGCTCAGATACTTCTAACACAAACACTGTTACTGAAATCAATGCTCAG TATTATCAACAAGAATCAGCCAAGTTGAGACAGCAGATTCAAATGTTACAGAATTCTAACAG GCACCTAATGGGAGATTCCTTGAGTTCCTTAACTGTGAAAGAGTTAAAGCAGGTAGAAAACAGGCTTGAAAGAGGAATTACTAGGATCAGGTCCAAGAAGGTAACTTTATTTTaccttcattatttttttttctttattcatttatatttcatttttctcctatatgttttaatttgtttCTGTTTGGTGCAACAGCACGAAATGCTACTAGCTGAAATAGAGTTTTTGCAGAAAAGG GAAATCGAATTGGAAAATGAAAGTGTTTGTCTCCGAACCAAG ATTGCAGAAATTGAGAGGCTTCAGCAGGCAAACATGGTGACTGGACCTGAGCTTAATGCTATTCAAGCTTTAGCTTCTCGCAATTTCTTTAGCCCCAATGTCATTGAGCATCCATCTGCTTACTCCCATCTCTCTGACAAGAAGATTCTCCATCTTgg GTAG